The window GCGAGGGCCGTGCGCAGCGCGTGCAGGCCGGTGTTGACATCGCGATGCTGGGCCTCGACAAGGCCGTCGGTGTACAGGGCCAGGAGGCTGCCTTCGGGCAGTTCGCGTTCAACCGCCTCGAACGGCAGTCCGCCAAGGCCGAGCGGTGGCCCGGTGGGCAGTTCGAGGAAGTCCACCGTGCCGTCAGGGGTCGCCAGAGCGGGCCATAGGTGGCCTGCGCTGGCGAGCGAGCACTTGCGGGAGATGGGGTCGTACACCGCGTACAGACAGGTGGCTCCGAATTCTCCGAAGGGTGCCCCGGTTCCGGCCTCGGGCCCGGACTTGAGCCGGACGACCAGGTCGTCCAGATGCGCGAGCAGTTCGTCCGGGGCCAGATCGACGTCGGCGAGGGCGCGTACCGCGGTGCGAAGGCGCCCCATCGCGGCAGAGGCGTGGATCCCGTGGCCGACCACATCGCCGACAACCAGGGCGACGCGGGCGCCGGAGAGCGGGATCACGTCGAACCAGTCACCGCCGACACCGATTTTCGAGTCTGCGGGCAGGTAGCGGCTGGCTACGTCGACAGCGACCTGCTCGGCGATCCCCTGAGGCAGAAGGCTGTGCTGGAGGGCCAGTGTTGTCGCGTGTTCGCGCGTGTAGCGGCGCGCGTTGTCGAGGCAGACCGCGGCGCGCGCCGCAAGCTCCTTGGCGATCTGCAGGTCTGCCTGCTCGTACGGCGCGGCGGACGGATCCAGACGGGCGAAGAACACGACGCCGAGGTTGGTGCCGCGGCCGCGTAGCGGCACCGACATCATCGAGTGCGCGTGGTGCCGACCCATCCAGGCGGACCGGACCGGGTCGTTGGCCAGCCAGCGGGTGATCTCGGGCTCGCCGACCTGGTGCACGGTGCCGCGACCGGTGGCCAGGCTGCGAGCAATCGGCGAGAACTCCGGGTAGCGGGACAACTCGCCGACCGCGACGACAGCCTTTACACCGGGGCGGGTCGCCACGCGCCGCAGCACCAGCGGACCGTCGTCGGGAACCGGTGGGGGCTCGTCGCCGCGCAGCACGGCGTCGAGAAGATCGACCGAGACGAAGTCCGCGAGGTCGGGGACGGCTACGTCGGCCAGTTCCTGCGCGGTGCGAGCGACGTCCAGGCTGCTGCCGATACGCTTGCTGGCCTCATCGAGCAGCGCAAGGCGTTCGCGGGCCGCGTACTGCTCGGAGAAGTCGAGCGCTGCCTGCTGCACGCCGTGCACCAGGCCGAGGGAGTCCTTGAGCGGGGTGAAGTGGATGGTCCAGGCATGGGCTTGGGACTCTCCTGGCACCTTGACGTAGTTCTCGATGTGTTCGGGCTCCCCGGTACGCAACACGTGGTCGACGGACCGTTCAGGGGCCCGGAAGGCCGGATCGGGCATGTGCTCGGTGATCCGGAGCCCGCGAAGATCCTGCTCCGTGGCGGCGAGCTGCTTGGTCATGTGCTCATTGACCCGCAGGAACCGGCCCTCGGTGTCGTAGATCGCCAGGGCGAACGGGGACTGGTCGAACGACCAGCGGATCAGAGGGTCCATGTCGCGGTTCTCCTCCCGCTCCCGAACGCCCTCCAGCAGCCATCCGGCTCGCCCGTCACCCGTGGGCAGCGGACGCGCCCGCAGTCGGCATTCGACCGCGCTGCCGTCCCGGTGGCGCAGTACCACGTGTCCCGTCCAATCCTCCTGCCGATCGAAACGCCCACGGACACCAGCGGGGAGGGGCGAAACAAGCAGCGCCGCCGCGAGCCGGCCGACGGCCTCACCGGCGGAGTACCCGAGCAACTGTTCCGCACCGGTGCTCCAGCCGGTCAGCGTTCCGTCCGCAGCCGCCACGGCCAGAGCCGCGGCGGAGGTGAGGGAGTCACCTGGCATGCTTGCCGGTGTGTCCATGGGCCGATCATCTCGCCTTCGAGTCCACTGGTGATTCAAGGATCTCTCGGTCCTGCCGCCAGATCGCGTCAAGCGGGATCGCACGTGCTGGACGCAGTGAATCGGACTCCGGGGGAACCAGCGAGACACGCCACAGTGACGGTCCGTAACGGTTGTCGGCGATCGACTGCCGGCACCGCGCCGATCATCGGGGGATCTGATCCGGTGGTGCCGCGCCTGCTCCGCAGAGTGAGGCGGGACAGCGGTCGAGTGCCGTCCGCCGGACGTGTCGAGCTTCCACCACCCGTGGGGGAGCCCCGCCGGAGGCTCCTGAGGGCCCCGCCCGGCCGTGTGAGACCACGGTTCCCACCGCCTTCGTGCCCCGGCTGGGGTCTGCTCGCCCTTCGACCTGGACGGATGGCTGCCACCCGCCCACACCCCGGCCTCCAGCCGGAGGATGCCTCATGCTGATCCTTTGCGCCTTCCTCCATCCGCCAGGGCCTCAGGCTGTGGTCAGTAGCGCCGGGAGAGAGGATGGAAGACGATGAGAGGCCTGGTGAGGGGGCCACGGAGTCGGGCACGGCGATGAATTTGGGAGAAGAGGTGCCTCATGGGTGCCACCGGTGCGTTCCCGGAGGGACCTGCCTCGGTGGGGGTCGCCCCGGCCGAGCCGGGTGGGCTGCTGGACGTGCTGGGTGTGGCCGCGGTGGTGCTGGACAGCGCGGGACGGATCGCGTTGTGGAGTCCGCAGGCCGAGGAGCTGTTCGGCTGGACCGCCGACCAGGCGCTGGGCCGGTTCGCGGCCCCCCTGCTGGTGTCCCCGGAGCACTTCGACCTCGTCCTGCACCTGTTCGCGCAGGTGATGAGCAGTGGTGAAACCTGGGCCGGCGTGTTTCCCGTGCGGCACAAGGACGGCAGTACGCGGCTGGTGGAGTTCCGGAACATGCGGCTGCTGGGCGAGCACGGACAGCCATACGCCCTGGGTATCGCCACCGATCAGGCCACTTTGCGAGAGGTGGAACGGGATCTGGCGCTGTCGGTGCAGCTGGTGGCCCAGTCCCCGATCGGCCTGGCCGTCCTGGACAGCAACCTGCGGTACGTGATGGTCAATCCGGCGCTGGAGGGCCTCAACGGTCTGCCTGCCGCCCAGCACATCGGCCGTGATGTCCACCAGGTCCTGCGGTTCCTGGACGATACCGGGGCCGTCGCGTCGATGATGCGGCAGGTTCTGGACACCGGCAGACCGCTGATCAACCACTTCATCGTTGGCCGGTCACCGACCGACCCGGGCGATGAAATAGCCCGGTCGGTGTCGTACTACCGGCTCGAGAATCCGGCCGGGCGGGTGCTGGGTGTGGCGGCATCGGTGGTGGACAGTACCGAGCAGCACCGCGCCGGCTTGGAGGCGGCCGCTGCCCGCAAGCGGCTGGCGACCATTGCCCGGGCCTCGGCGATGGTGGGCACCACCTTGGATGTCGAAAAAACCGCCCGGGAGCTGGCCGACATCCTGGTGCCCGAGCTGGCCGACCTGGCCGCCGTCGACATCCTCGACGCAGTCCTCGACGACCGGCAACCGGAAACGGTGTCCCCCGGAGCGCCCGCCCTGTTCAGAGCGCTTGCAGTCACCGCCGCCTATCCCACCGACGCCGTCTACGCGGCCGACCAGACCGGGCACATCGCCACCTACGCCGCCGACCGGCTGATCACCCAGTGCGTGACCACCGGCCGCCCCGTCCTGGTGAATCAGGTGACCGATGCGGACCTGCAGCACATCGCCGCCGAGCCACGGGGAGCCGCCCTCCTGGCCCAGGCCGGCCTGCACGCCTACCTGGCCGTGCCGCTGATAG is drawn from Streptomyces sp. NBC_01717 and contains these coding sequences:
- a CDS encoding SpoIIE family protein phosphatase, with the protein product MDTPASMPGDSLTSAAALAVAAADGTLTGWSTGAEQLLGYSAGEAVGRLAAALLVSPLPAGVRGRFDRQEDWTGHVVLRHRDGSAVECRLRARPLPTGDGRAGWLLEGVREREENRDMDPLIRWSFDQSPFALAIYDTEGRFLRVNEHMTKQLAATEQDLRGLRITEHMPDPAFRAPERSVDHVLRTGEPEHIENYVKVPGESQAHAWTIHFTPLKDSLGLVHGVQQAALDFSEQYAARERLALLDEASKRIGSSLDVARTAQELADVAVPDLADFVSVDLLDAVLRGDEPPPVPDDGPLVLRRVATRPGVKAVVAVGELSRYPEFSPIARSLATGRGTVHQVGEPEITRWLANDPVRSAWMGRHHAHSMMSVPLRGRGTNLGVVFFARLDPSAAPYEQADLQIAKELAARAAVCLDNARRYTREHATTLALQHSLLPQGIAEQVAVDVASRYLPADSKIGVGGDWFDVIPLSGARVALVVGDVVGHGIHASAAMGRLRTAVRALADVDLAPDELLAHLDDLVVRLKSGPEAGTGAPFGEFGATCLYAVYDPISRKCSLASAGHLWPALATPDGTVDFLELPTGPPLGLGGLPFEAVERELPEGSLLALYTDGLVEAQHRDVNTGLHALRTALADTAPSLETTCDRVLDTLLGERPADDVALLIARTRALDNGHVAVWDLPADPAFVAEARSKATAQLHAWGLDDLAYVTELVVSELVTNAIRYASAPVQLRLIKERTLICEVSDASSTAPHLRRARIFDEGGRGLMLVAQLTERWGMRHTCTGKTIWTEQPLPE
- a CDS encoding SpoIIE family protein phosphatase, with translation MGATGAFPEGPASVGVAPAEPGGLLDVLGVAAVVLDSAGRIALWSPQAEELFGWTADQALGRFAAPLLVSPEHFDLVLHLFAQVMSSGETWAGVFPVRHKDGSTRLVEFRNMRLLGEHGQPYALGIATDQATLREVERDLALSVQLVAQSPIGLAVLDSNLRYVMVNPALEGLNGLPAAQHIGRDVHQVLRFLDDTGAVASMMRQVLDTGRPLINHFIVGRSPTDPGDEIARSVSYYRLENPAGRVLGVAASVVDSTEQHRAGLEAAAARKRLATIARASAMVGTTLDVEKTARELADILVPELADLAAVDILDAVLDDRQPETVSPGAPALFRALAVTAAYPTDAVYAADQTGHIATYAADRLITQCVTTGRPVLVNQVTDADLQHIAAEPRGAALLAQAGLHAYLAVPLIARGEVLGALDLCRARNQLPFDPDDVVLAVELADRAAVRIDNARLYQNQRRTALTLQRHLMTHQPPQPTGLEIAYRYQPAQVSAEVGGDWFDAIPVAGDKTALVIGDVMGSGINAAATMGQLRTAVRTLAELDLDPAQVLLHLDHIAAGLEPGFATCIYAVYDPHRMHCVIALAGHIPPVLIRLGRPPELVDLPTGTPLGVGVAEFEQTTLQLDTGDQLLLYTDGLVETRDQPIDTRLNTLLDLLTEPQPTLEATCDHLLGALRHPHDHDDVALLICRANGHRP